The nucleotide sequence GCCTGCACATAACCCTGGAATTGCGGGACGCGCTCGACGATGGCGAGCAGGCCAAAACCGAGGATGAGGCCGGTGGCGATGCCCAGCGCGGCCACGGCCACGGCCTCGCTGAAGATCAGGGCGGCCACCTGGGGCCGGGAGAAACCGCAGACGCGCAGCACGGCGATCTCGCGGATGCGGCTGAAGACCGAAAGCAGCATGGTGTTGGCCACACCCAGCCCGCCGAGGGCGAAAGCGCACAGACCCACGGCCCAGGCCGTGAGGTTCAGGATCTTGAAACTGCTGTAGCCCGAGGAGAACTCGCGGTTTTCGAGCGCCACCACCCCGGGCAGGGCGGCCTCGACGGCCTGCTTGAACTCCGCGCCTCGCGACTGGTCGCGCAGCTTGACTGCCACGACCGACGCGGCGGTGCCGCGGTGGAAAAATTCCTGGGCCGTGGCCAACGGGAGAAAGACGCCGCCATCCTCAAAACCGTTCTCCGTGCGGAAAATGCCGCCAACCCGGAACCGGCTGCGGCCGATCTCCAGTTCCTGGCCCAGCTTGGCCTGCAGAAATTCCGCCGCCCGCGAGCCGAGGAAGACCTCGCCCTCCGTGCGCCCGAAGGCCTCGCGTGTGCCGGCCAGCCACTCCGCGCGCGCCAGCCGCGGATCGGCGGCCTCGATGCCAAAGCAGGTGATCACCGGGTGTCCCGCCGCCGTGACAATGCCGAACAACATGGGGTGCGCCTCGGCCACCTCGGGCCGGGCGCGGACCAGGTCGACCTGCTCCGCGGTCACGGAGCTAAAGAACAGGTCCGAGACATTGCGCTCGAAGACCAGGTAGTGGCTGTCGGTCGAAAGGATGCGCTGGAACATGCCGATCGCGCCGGTGACAATGGCGAGGATCGTCAGCATCGCGGCCACACCGAAGGCGATGCCGGCGACGCCGATGGCCGCCCGGAGGCGGTGGCGGCGCAGGTTGATGAAGACCAGGGTCAGGTGGCGCATGGGCGGGGTTCAGGCGGCGCGGGCGCGGTTTTTCTCCACCAGCACGCCTTGAAATTGATCGAGGTAATCCCACTGCGCCCCGCACTGCCGCAGGCGTCCCAGGGTACGGGCGATCTGGCGCTCCAGCCGGTCCAGCCGGCGGCTGGCGGCGACCGGCCCGAGAGCCAGCACCAGATTCGGCCGGACCAGGGCGCGGTCCCGCCCGGTGTCCTTGCCGGTTTCCTGCGGGGTGGCGAGTACGTCCTTCATATCGTCACAGGCCTGAAACCATTGTCCCCAGTAAAGGGCGAGCGCTTTTAACAGGCGAAACTCGACCGGGCCCGGCGCCGCGTTCAGCGCCGGCAGGATCAAGGCCAGCTTGATGAGGGCGCCGGTCTTGGCGGCGGCGATGCGGCTGATCTCGCGTCCGCCGGTCGGGCCTTCGCCGAAGCGCAGGTCCCGGGCCTGCCCGCCCACCAGGCCGTTGATGCCCAGACAGCCGTCGAGGCAAAGGACTGCCTGCAGGCGCACCGCCGCGGGATGGGCGGCATAAGCGAAGCCGATCAGGACATGGGCGCGATTGATCAGCGCCAGGGCGGCGAGAATCGCCGTGGCCTC is from Lacunisphaera limnophila and encodes:
- a CDS encoding polyprenyl synthetase family protein, whose translation is MNKAPEVEGLNLAAILREHAPRSPGMETHLDAAITQAISSPGGLFRARLVATAARRHGLPEGTAGQLACAVEYFHAASLLLDDLPCMDDATVRRGQTCVHRVHGEATAILAALALINRAHVLIGFAYAAHPAAVRLQAVLCLDGCLGINGLVGGQARDLRFGEGPTGGREISRIAAAKTGALIKLALILPALNAAPGPVEFRLLKALALYWGQWFQACDDMKDVLATPQETGKDTGRDRALVRPNLVLALGPVAASRRLDRLERQIARTLGRLRQCGAQWDYLDQFQGVLVEKNRARAA
- a CDS encoding ABC transporter permease; this translates as MRHLTLVFINLRRHRLRAAIGVAGIAFGVAAMLTILAIVTGAIGMFQRILSTDSHYLVFERNVSDLFFSSVTAEQVDLVRARPEVAEAHPMLFGIVTAAGHPVITCFGIEAADPRLARAEWLAGTREAFGRTEGEVFLGSRAAEFLQAKLGQELEIGRSRFRVGGIFRTENGFEDGGVFLPLATAQEFFHRGTAASVVAVKLRDQSRGAEFKQAVEAALPGVVALENREFSSGYSSFKILNLTAWAVGLCAFALGGLGVANTMLLSVFSRIREIAVLRVCGFSRPQVAALIFSEAVAVAALGIATGLILGFGLLAIVERVPQFQGYVQATVQPLVLVGIVVTALATAVLGAIYPARFASTIQPAEALRYE